From Bos javanicus breed banteng chromosome 5, ARS-OSU_banteng_1.0, whole genome shotgun sequence, the proteins below share one genomic window:
- the NCKAP5L gene encoding nck-associated protein 5-like isoform X5, translating to MSEAMDQSAGSPGNLNPGEGGDGSTEPGTCQELLHRLRELEAENSALAQANENQRETYERCLDEVANHVVQALLNQKDLREECIKLKKRVFDLERQNQMLSALFQQKLQLTAGSLPQIPLAPLQPPSEPPASPSLSSAEGPATPLPLGRCAGQREVCWEQQLRSGGPGPPATPPPALDALSPFLQKKAQILEVLRALEETDPLLLCSPATPWQPPGEGPGSPEPINGELCGPPQPEPSPWAPYLLLGPGSLGGLLHWERFLGGPGEEEGAGRPWGPGRGSPQAQGTGSGPPCAPGSSSSSSSDEAGDPNEAPSPDTLLGALARKQLNLGQLLEDTESYLQAFLAGAACPLSGDHPGPRQPSSPDQGPPQLSKSKGLPKSAWVGGTPEANRPGFGATSEGQGSLPFLSMFMGAGDTPLGSRPGHPHSSSQVKSKLQIGPPSPGEAQGPLLPSPARGLKFLKLPPASEKVPSPGGPQLSPQLPRNSRIPCRNSGSDGSPSPLLARRGLGGGELSPEGAQGLPTSPSPCSMTPDSAQLRPPQPALSATLSPGPTVSPCYENILDLSRNTFRGPSPEPPPSPLQVPTYPQLTLEVPRVPEVLRSPGIPSSPCHPESCPYEGTQEKSSDKAGSESPHPGRRGPGSSSKKPSQGAGRRPGDPGYTPLRDRLAALGKLKTGPEGPQGPEKNGVPVKPGTEKARGAGKSGESTGDTAPPASRPPEQPEAKGALRGAVALGTSSLKQQESGLLGDPGARVYSSHSMGARVDLEPVSPRSCLTKVELAKSRLAGALCPQVPRTPAKVPTSAPSLGKPNKSPHSSPTKLPSKSPTKVVPRPVVPPATKEPPKPDKGKGPPWADCGGTVAQPMSPAPGPADPGPGPEGRAPHSAIEEKVMKGIEENMLRLQGQERAPGTEAKHRNTSSIASWFGLKKSKLPALNRRTETTKGKEGAGGSPLRKEVKVEARKLEAESLNISKLMAKAEDLRRALEEEKAYLSSRARPRPGGPAPGTSAGLGQGQGQLVGMYQGADTFMQQLLNRVDGKELPPKSWREPKPEYGDFQPVSSDPKNPWPACGPRNGLVGPLQGCGKPGKPSIEPGRREEMPSEDSLAEPVTTSHFTACGSLTRTLDSGIGTFPPPDHGSSGTPSKNLPKTKPPRLEPPPGVPPARPPPLTKVPRRAHTLEREVPGIEELLVSGRHPSMPAFPALLTAAPGHRGHQTCPDDPCEDPGPPPPVQLAKNWTFPNARAAGGSSDPFLCPPRQLEGLPRTPLALPVDGKRSLEPTRPAPAPQGPAFGGSRTPSTSDVGEEGRVASGGPPGLETSESLSDSLYDSLSSCGSQG from the exons ATCCCACTTGCCCCACTCCAGCCGCCTTCAGAGCCACCGGCCTCGCCCTCCCTGAGCTCCGCCGAGGGACCGGCCACCCCGCTGCCTCTGGGGCGCTGTGCTGGGCAGAGAGAG GTGTGTTGGGAGCAGCAGCTGCGGTCAGGAGGCCCAGGACCcccagccaccccacccccagcgctGGATGCCCTCTCcccattccttcaaaagaaagcGCAGATCCTGGAGGTGCTGAGAGCCCTGGAAGAGACGGACCCCTTGCTTCTGTGCTCACCTGCTACCCCCTGGCAGCCTCCAGGCGAGGGTCCTGGCTCCCCAGAGCCCATCAATGGCGAGCTGTGTGGCCCGCCTCAGCCTGAACCCTCTCCCTGGGCCCCCTACCTGCTACTAGGTCCTGGCAGCCTGGGAGGCCTGCTGCACTGGGAGCGCTTCTTAGGGGgtccaggggaggaggagggtgctGGGCGGCCCTGGGGCCCTGGCAGGGGCTCCCCACAGGCCCAGGGCACTGGTTCTGGGCCGCCCTGTGCGCCAGGCAGtagctcctcctcctcttctgatGAGGCCGGTGACCCCAATGAGGCCCCCAGCCCGGACACCCTGCTAGGGGCCCTGGCCCGCAAGCAGTTGAACCTGGGCCAGCTCCTTGAAGACACAGAGTCTTACCTACAGGCCTTTTTGGCCGGGGCTGCTTGCCCACTCAGCGGGGACCACCCGGGTCCCAGGCAGCCATCCTCCCCAGACCAGGGGCCCCCACAACTGTCCAAGTCCAAAGGCCTCCCCAAGTCAGCTTGGGTTGGGGGTACCCCAGAGGCCAACAGGCCAGGCTTTGGTGCTACCTCAGAGGGCCAGGGGTCCCTCCCCTTCCTCAGCATGTTCATGGGTGCAGGGGACACCCCCCTGGGCTCACGGCCTGGCCACCCCCACTCTTCATCTCAGGTGAAAAGCAAGCTCCAAATTGGCCCCCCTTCTcctggggaagcccaaggacCCCTTCTGCCCTCTCCAGCCAGAGGTCTCAAATTTCTAAAGCTGCCTCCAGCCTCAGAGAAGGTCCCCAGCCCAGGAGGTCCCCAGCTTAGCCCCCAGCTCCCCCGGAATTCCCGAATACCCTGTCGGaacagtggctcagacggtagccCCTCCCCACTGCTGGCCCGCAGGGGTCTGGGCGGAGGAGAGCTGTCCCCAGAGGGGGCACAGGGCCTGCCCACCAGCCCTTCACCCTGCTCCATGACCCCTGACTCTGCACAGCTCAGACCTCCCCAGCCAGCCTTGTCCGCTACACTTTCCCCAGGACCCACAGTGTCTCCTTGCTACGAGAACATTCTGGACCTTTCCCGGAACACCTTTAGGGGGCCTTCCCCAGAGCCACCTCCATCTCCTCTGCAGGTGCCCACCTACCCACAACTAACTCTGGAGGTGCCACGGGTCCCTGAGGTCCTCAGAAGCCCTGGCATCCCCTCCAGCCCTTGCCACCCAGAATCCTGCCCCTATGAGGGCACCCAGGAGAAGAGTTCGGACAAGGCAGGCTCCGAGTCTCCCCATCCTGGCCGCAGGGGCCCAGGCAGCTCGTCCAAGAAGCCCAGCCAGGGGGCAGGACGGCGACCTGGGGATCCTGGCTACACGCCTCTGCGGGACAGACTGGCAGCCCTGGGAAAACTGAAGACTGGCCCTGAGGGGCCTCAGGGCCCAGAAAAGAATGGGGTGCCTGTCAAACCTGGCACTGAGAAGGCCCGGGGAGCAGGGAAGTCAGGGGAGAGCACTGGAGACACAGCACCCCCTGCTTCCAGGCCCCCTGAGCAGCCAGAAGCCAAGGGGGCCCTGCGAGGGGCAGTGGCCTTAGGCACAAGCAGCCTGAAGCAACAGGAATCTGGGCTCCTGGGGGACCCCGGGGCCCGAGTCTACTCTTCCCACTCCATGGGGGCCCGGGTGGACCTGGAGCCTGTCTCACCAAGGAGCTGCCTCACCAAAGTGGAGCTGGCCAAGAGCCGGCTGGCAGGGGCCCTGTGCCCCCAGGTACCCCGCACCCCTGCCAAAGTGCCAACCTCAGCCCCCAGCCTTGGCAAACCCAATAAGAGCCCCCACAGCAGCCCAACCAAGCTGCCTTCAAAGTCACCCACCAAGGTGGTGCCCCGACCAGTGGTCCCACCAGCCACCAAGGAGCCCCCCAAACCTGACAAGGGGAAGGGCCCACCCTGGGCAGACTGTGGTGGCACCGTGGCCCAGCCCATGTCCCCAGCACCTGGCCCTGCGGACCCAGGCCCAGGCCCTGAGGGGCGGGCTCCACACTCGGCCATTGAGGAGAAGGTGATGAAGGGCATCGAGGAGAACATGCTGCGGCTCCAGGGCCAGGAGCGGGCCCCCGGCACCGAGGCCAAGCATCGGAACACCAGCAGCATCGCCAGCTGGTTTGGCCTTAAGAAGAGCAAGTTGCCAGCGTTAAACCGCCGCACAGAGACCACCAAGGGCAAGGAAGGGGCCGGGGGCTCCCCGCTCCGGAAGGAGGTCAAGGTGGAAGCCCGGAAGCTGGAGGCTGAGAGTCTGAACATCTCCAAGCTGATGGCTAAGGCGGAAGACCTGCGccgggccctggaggaggaaaaggcctACCTGAGCAGCAGGGCCCGGCCTCGGCCCGGGGGCCCAGCACCAGGGACCAGTgcaggcctggggcaggggcagggccagcTGGTTGGCATGTACCAGGGTGCAGACACCTTCATGCAGCAGCTTCTCAACAG GGTGGATGGCAAGGAACTGCCCCCCAAGAGCTGGCGGGAACCCAAACCTGAGTATGGCGATTTCCAGCCAGTGTCCTCTGACCCCAAGAACCCCTGGCCCGCCTGTGGGCCCCGAAATGGCCTGGTGGGCCCTCTCCAGGGCTGTGGAAAACCTGGGAAG CCAAGCATCGAGCCAGGGAGGCGAGAAGAGATGCCCTCTGAGGACAGTCTGGCGGAGCCAGTGACCACCTCACACTTCACAG ccTGTGGCTCTTTGACTCGAACCCTGGACAGTGGCATTGGGACCTTCCCACCCCCAGACCATGGCAGCAGTGGGACCCCCAGCAAGAATCTTCCGAAGACCAAGCCACCACGGCTGGAGCCCCCACCAGGGGTGCCCCCAGCTCGGCCCCCACCCCTTACCAAAGTCCCCCGCCGTGCCCACACACTGGAGCGTGAGGTGCCTGGCATAGAGGAGCTGCTGGTGAGCGGGAGGCACCCCAGCATGCCGGCCTTCCCTGCCCTGCTCACCGCTGCCCCAGGCCACCGGGGCCATCAGACCTGTCCAGACG ATCCCTGCGAAGACCCAGGCCCACCCCCTCCAGTCCAGCTGGCCAAGAACTGGACCTTCCCCAATGCCAGGGCAGCCGGCGGTTCCTCTGACCCTTTCTTATGCCCACCCCGACAACTGGAGGGGCTGCCCAGGACCCCCTTG gCCCTCCCCGTGGATGGAAAGCGGAGCCTGGAGCCCACCCGCCCTGCCCCTGCGCCCCAGGGCCCGGCGTTTGGGGGCAGCCGCACCCCCAGCACATCGGACGTGGGCGAAGAAGGGAGAGTGGCCAGCGGGGGACCCCCGGGGCTGGAGACCTCTGAGTCTCTCAGCGACTCGCTCTACGACTCGCTGTCCTCTTGCGGGAGTCAGGGCTGA